A window of Bemisia tabaci unplaced genomic scaffold, PGI_BMITA_v3 genomic DNA:
TTTGCCTGGTAATTGCCtgaaatgctatctcggctcctgttcaatcgatttttatgaaacttggtatcaagAGGGACTTTGAGTTGGGgttgggggagagggggttatGACGGGGAACttgcattttttctttatttatttattatgacATACGTACATGAGAGCCCCATTATTAGAGCTATGGCACAGGTCAAAAAACGCTAGGAATTAGAATATACAATAATTAAGAATATAAATTACAACTGTTACATTTTTAGTCAGATCACCAAACCTCTAAAATCCAAGATAACGAAGGCAACCTTAAATGCTATcacggctcctgttcgatcgttTTTTGTGAGACTCGGTAGCAGCTGATGAGTTTCGACGAAAAGCTCGAATTTTTAGTAACATCTTCAACATTTGCAAATCCATACGGCGAAATTGGCCTgtgggccgatcattgaaaatagacaaagctatagacaaagaagacataaggtgtatagagcgatcctattggttgcaatGGGTGGCTCTTGTGGACtgaggggtaaatgatggactaactatcgggtctctcgtgggttgccgttagttcgtcTATTACCTACAcgtcctctgtccattgcagccacccgcttccaccaataggatccctccacatcctttttgtcttctttgtccgtCAATTCCAAGTATCAGCCAGCTGAAATGCTATTACAGCTCCTGTTGGAtcgattttttgtgaaattcggtttTTGAATCGTGAAAccaggggtatttttttttcatccggacaatttttcaggacAGTGaaatggcgtgctttgcgatatatcgattgattcgccatttaaagctatgaaaaaggatcgatacacagggtgttcgcagcgaacaccttcataatcgattcctcaccagagcttcaaatggagaaatatcgatagtcgatctttcacgcctcgtcactgttCAGcaggccgatcattgaaattgatcgtcaaagctatagacaaaggagacaaaagagatatggagagattctattggtggaagcgtgtggttgcaatggacaaaggaggtaggtaatagactaagtaacggcaacccacgagagacccgacagttagtctatcattttctccctttgtctataggaaccacccatttcaaccaataggatcgctccatactccctatgtcttctttgtctagcgctttgtctatcaatttcaataatcagtccgcaggagGGCGTTAATCAGTTGCAACTTATTTCTATCGGCAGGTCCTTATACTACTTGGTGCGAGATCTGGTCCTCTTGAGCGCCTTCTACCACGTGGCCGACACTTACATCCCCCTCCTGGCGTGGCCGCTGCAGTGGGTGGCGTGGCCCGCGTACTGGGTCGCTGCCGGGAGCGTGGGCTTCGGTTTGTGGTTCTTAGGCCACGAGTGCGCCCACGGCGCCTTCAGCGCCCACGCCTGGCTCAACGACACCATCGGCTTCGTCGTATTCTCCTGCGTGGCGGTGCCCTATTTCCCGTGGCAGTGCGGCCACGTCAAGCATCACGCCAACACCGGCACGCTGGAGAGGGATGAGGTCTTCGTTCCCAAGCAGAAACCTTCAAGATCCAAGAGGTAATGTGATGGTCTAGAAAACTGAttggcattggcggatccagcaatttggcgacattgtcttttctccatttaagcctatggaaatctatcgatttttggaggggccaggtgctccaacaagaatcgctTATCTAGAATAGGTTTatatggaggaaatccggtgttgccaaattgctggatccgtctctgCTGATAAGAATTGGACTGCAATTAGAATGAAGAGTAAAAACTGGTGAAATACGAAATAGTGTTCGTCTTATCTGGTCAAAAGACGAATGATTGTCTggttcaaattttgataaatggCGAAAAAACGTCTTAATGCTCCATCCATACATCGATACATCGATGttcgatacactgaaaaaaaaactccggccgtgaaaAGCCGCACTTACAGCTGTAGGCGTACCTACCGTCCGCTCTCTGGggtcagaggccgaaagttccaggtgtgGCACCTGGAGCAGTCTGTGCTACGGCTCCATGcagcatccggaactttcggcctctactTCCGGAACGGATGTCATGTCTATAGAACCCGCAACTTCTTTCAGTGTAATACGACACGTTTTTGCCCAACAAAACTTTGTTTTCACTTCCGTAACCCGTGCGTATGAGGAGCCTATAGGTGCTCAGATGTGGTGGCCCTGAGTTGCTATTGcgcgaatgttttaggcttggggtaaaaattccaaaatttagaatcattgtttctaggcgtttctcaCCCTCCTGAGTGTATCCCTAGaagtttcaatatatttcatgaaattttccatctctggttACAATCATATGGACGGAGTGAAGAGTTTTTGATGAAGGGGAGAGGTAGAAAAATAACCCAACACGTGGGTCGGGAGAGGGGGGGCATCGTAATACAAAATTGGGGAGTGCTGTATAGAATATCTTCCTAAGTTCTGACTTCTGAATGAAGTTTTGGGGAGCCTctctgggaaaattttaaaaattgagacgTTTTTGAAGCAATATTGAGCTGTCCTGgccgaaaaataaaattcaagagaCGACAGAAATGCCACCtggcctgcgggccgattattgtgattgatagacaaagctatagacaaagaagacatcgggggtataaagcaatcctattggttgaaataggtggttctcatagactagggggggggggaatgatagactaactgtcgggtctctcgtgggttgcctttagttagtctattacctacctcctttgtccattgcaaccacccgcttctaccaatagaatccctccaaatcctctttgtcttctttgtctattgctttgtctatcaatttcaataatcagcccgctgttgtCTTTGAGCCACCTTGGTTCCTCCGAAAGCTTTCCATTGATTAAATTTGCAGGTTCCTGAACAACCCGCTGGGCCGGATCCTCATAATCCTGCTCATGCTGACGATAGGGTTCCCGGCGTACCTGCTGTTCAACACCTCCGGACGCCGCTATCCGCGACGCAACAACCACTTCTCGCCATTCAGCCCCATGATCCCGCGTCGGATGCGCCCCTGGGTGCTTCTCTCCGACGCCGGCGTGCTCGCCGTCCTAGCCGCGCTCGCCTGGCTAGCGCACTCGCATGGCATCGCTTGGCTTGTCGCTCGCTACTGGGCCCCGTACACGGTGCTCAACGCTTGGCTAGTCTGTACCTCCGTTCTGAACCACTCCCACCCGGCCCTGGCACATTATGATGAGGTTAGTTTCAACACTCGTTTACTTTTAATTTACGGATGGTACCCACAGAGCACAATAGAGTCGCATTGTTCTGGAGCGCTGGTGAAGCCACTttttgaggctgttttgtccagtactcctgagactagtgtgcggcgactgaCCATAGAGTACTCTATGCGACTGACGATGCGCGGGGTCCCAGCTCCGGCCTTCGCTCAGAAAATACAGgtaaaaaatttacttcatAAAAACCGGGAGTGTTGTACGTTTTTGAATTTGTTATGACTTGGGTGAACAcgatttgccaaaattcgcgGAAATAATGATTGATTCAAATGAATACATCCCGGAGACCACTCGCAGCCCGCGATTCtcccataagccgccgtgttaaaaaatgccggaTGGTCCCCACTTTCCGGCGAACAAGGGGCTCGGAATGGCCCGctcatggattgacttcatcggcgctccagtgcATTTTAATGTACTTTATGACGGTACCATGGATATTGACAGTCATAGGCAGATCCAGAAGGAGGGAGGGAGGCGAAGGGGGCGCACTCTCTAGTGAGGAGGATTGTCCTATGTCTCCAACTCCATATATGTAGATGTGGGTGCTCAATAGATGTGGTGGCCCTAAGAAGGGCCGTTGTAGAGGTGAGGAAAGACAGGATGATTGGTGGCTGGGGCGAGCGAAGACTGGAGCAGCGTGGTTGGTGCCGCAGGATTGAAGTTTAATTGGTAAGTGGGTGGGGCTTATGAAAATATTTCGGGAGGATGATTAGTGGCTGGGGCGAGCCAGGGCGAGCGAAGACTGGAGCAGCGTGGTTGGTGCGGTGGTGCCGTAGGATTGAAGTTTAATTGGTAAGTGGCAAGTGGGTGGggcaaatgaaaatatttcgggAGGAACTGAATGGAGTTGATATTCAGGGATGGTGAAGATTcgaggttgggggggggggggggtgatgaaTTTGAGAGCCTGCATTCTGGTGTAGATCATGTGATCGCTGAACTCGCCTTCTTGATTTGGGCTTGAAGATTGCGATTTTCTTCTGGGCGCAAGCCATGCTATACCATATAGTGCCGCAAAGTTCTTGGTGGTTTGAGCCCATCTGCTGCTTGGTTTGGAGTGATTCTTTGTGCCGGAGGTGACTTGTTACCTGATTTAGAGGCGTCTTCCTGGGTCGAGGAAGTAGTAATATGGCACTATGGCAGCGGCCAGAGAGGCGATGAGTCTTTATGGAACTAGCTGCGCAGCATGAAACGGGCCGGGGGCGCTGATCTTATACCCTCGGGGTGTGATCGTGTCGGCCAATCACGGGCGAGCGCGGGGAGTGCCGCTCTGGAGAGGCGGTGCTTGGCCGccaccaagaccaatccacacaggtcagtcattgcgcggcttttttgaaatccactcccccgcccggccctaactcgcagcactcgatgctacgtcacaatgggtgctcccataagaaatacattggaggcactcaatactacgtcactgcgcagtagagtaccaaaactcgtcctcgggaatgactgacctgtgtggattggtcttggccGCCACATAGGAATCAGCCTCCTTCATCCAGGGTTCTCTTCATTCATAATCTACTAGGTCTTAGATTTCAATCGTTCAGAGTGCATGCAAACATTTTATcccaaagaaattaaaaaattactcatGTGAGGCACTTTAAAGAGTTGgcaaaataatgatttttaatTAGAACAAGgataggaagaagaaaaagaagaatagcaaggcaaagaaaaaagagaagaggtAGGAGGGaaatcccaaaaaataaaaactcggGAGTTTGttttaatccaaatttttcaatgtttcatttttatattcatTCAGGGCGCGTGGGACTGGCTCCTGGGAACGCTGACCTGCACGATGGACCGTGATTTCGGGCCGCTGCTCAACTGGGTGTTCCACGACGGGCAGAACGTCCACACGGTACACCACGTCTTCCCGCGGATCCCGCACTACCACTTGCGCGAGGTGACGGAGGCGCTGAAACCCGTGCTCGGCGAGTACTACCACAGCGACGCCACACCCCCGCATCGAGCCCTCTACCAGGTCGTCAAGGAGTGCGTCTTCGTCCGCGAAGACCTGGACCAGAGAGGGGTCTACTGGTACGAGGGACTCTTCGACATGATGATGTGAAGTAAAGGACGCGGCGCCAAATGCAACCATTCCTGCTCCAACGCTGTCCATGTTGCATAAATTGACGAATGAAGGCGCTTCGAGTTACCCTGCCTTCACGAAGATGCATGCGATTAATGCAACACGGAACGCGGCATTGCTGGTACTATGACCGGTGCAGAGTGGTGTGACctcgtaaaatttgaaatgggcctgttgcaaacttttgctagagcagaatgaagagttgtttcctatagatgatgcctcaaaaatcacgatgagcgcattggcaaagtctgaaatgcactcataaattcacaatctgcgtaagaaatttgcgttattttgagcttcccgcttcaaaaacgatactactgcacaggtgaacattttgttagaggagtcgctccatcgtcggcaatattcatcatggccgacgcttgcgcagttcctcgcgtaattcgaggagagttcaaggtcaattaaggcgggcgagaaaaatatgaacgtaaacacgccgattgttatatggtttaatcctgttcaggtgttatctcgtcccatcacacgtgttttggcggactggcgtcggccatcatgagtattgtcgccaatggaacgactcctctaacaaaatgttcacctgtaccgtagtatcgttttcgaagcgggaagctcaaaaaaccgcaaaattcttacgcagattgtgaagttatgagtgcatttcagactttgccgatgcgctcatcgtgatttttaaggcattatctgtaggaaacaactcttagttttgctctagcaaaagtttgcaacaggcccattgttaaATTGTACGAGAAGTGAcactaaagtgcgaaaccacgtatctccattgcagtgtttcaaaatctctgctcgtTTTCTaagttttcgaagaaaaaaagtcaGCTACAGCGTGAAATTTCTATATGTTGCCATCTTCCGCAGAATGGAGTCTTGTAATGGAGAAGAAAACTCAAAAGAGTTGTCAAGAAATtataagttgactagttttctaatgaaaattgaagtatggcaggaagtctgtaTTCTTTACGGAAATTTATTACCTTTTTATCCCGATGAGTTGAGTTGATGAGTGATTTAGACTATGATCATTTCGGAAATTAATCCATCTTCAGGTCTTCTTGAAACACTATGAAGATTTTATCGCGGCGCGACACGTCAcatggtaaaaaagaaaaatatatatatataaataaataaatgaattacgTATAAAAGATTAAAACTATCGAGGCGAGGGATATAAAGGTAATAAATTTCCGTAAACAATGAAACCCGATAAAGATACTACTATCTACTTTAAGTCTGTATTCTGTAACGCCGCAAACAAGGATACGTCAAACGTGGTTTTGCAGTTTGGCCATCGAAGTATTTCTggaaactcacaaaattttgacgataaatatgttttaaattgcagataaaatcaaaaatcgCCGGTGATATCTTTATAAATAAAACTGTATGGGTCTAAACCTTGTGAATCTTAATTCTGAGGAATCGCCGTGccgatttccttcatttttgttgcaaacgaAAGCTGTTGATATCCAAATCGCgcaaaaaatctgaaactttcaatatCCGCTCTTAAAAGATCGCCTGTACCTCGCGAAGCGAGTAATCGGGGCCCCTCTGGCTAGGTGCGGAGGGAAGCGAAGCGAGCTGAGGCAGTCATACCTACTGCAAAAATTCCTACCTCGGTTTTCGACGCTGAAGAATTTCTgccataaattatttttaaaagggaaaatatccatcgTCAATTCTGGAAAACTTATTCTGATTTTCCTGCTCTGTATGGAGAATATTCTGTGGAAATTTCTAGCAATAGTTGGTCCGTTCTCGAGGGTCGATCCTCCGATTAAATCATATGAAATCGGAGATAATGTAAcaacgcaaacgagatatgtagtttcaccatcgatatttagACCAGTCCGCCAATGAAGAGGCCTTGGTCCAAAAAGCAAACTTTTCAGACGTACATTTTTAGTCGGCATGATTCGAAAAAATAGATATTGAGatctcgaggaaaaataaacTCTCCCTTTAcagattctttaaaatttgaaattttgagcgtcATTGGAGACAAAAAGGCGTAGAgttttttgatttaagcatctAACAATATCCCGATTCCCCTTTTTATGATTAGTAATTcgtgaaaaaaatgatattctgatttgacaattttaccttggagacttaaacgcagaagaagaagatgtaGATCACAGATTACGAGTTACCATGacataaatgaaattttttttatcgttttcagAGATTCTGAAGAGAATGAATGCGCACACAGGTTGTCTCGAAAGTAGATACCAGTATCTTGAATACATATTGTCTCAAAGGCAAAATAAGACTTACTGTTTTAAAACATCTTATTGATGGGACGTTAGATTTATATTGGTTAAAAACGTAATTTCCTCAAGAGCGTAAAAATACAACACTTGAACTTCCATTTAGTTGATAATTTTATCGCTACAATTTGAAAGATTTTCAGCAGTCTATAATTGACGTAATAATATGAGGTCATACCAACATTTTTATTCGAAATTTCAGCGTCGGTATACACCAGCTAAAATTTCGTGTCATTTGAGGTGGTGTGTCAACTGCACCACATTAAGGAAGGCAATAATTACGCAATCtagaaatgttcaaaatttttttctcctcgaatCTTACTTACTTCGCATTGAGAAAAGAATGGGCTTATTGTGTGATGTGCAAGATGTGTAGAAATTATAGGTACTCGCAAGGAGTGCATTTCATTAGgaggttttcatttttttaaaactaacaTCAAAGTTTAAAGTTAAACGCTACTTAATAGATAAAATTAGGTATGCTTCAGTGACCAATTTCAACATTCACTCACATGAGTGCACGTAGCCACAATCAGCTGCATATGATTCGAAAGTTTACGATTTTATCAGGAGTGACGCTCTGAACTATTTGACTTTCTCGTAACTTAGACTTTTCGTATGATGTCCATGATGTATATATTGTTAAGCTTGTGACAACTACTGTAAAATAACTGTGATATATTTATGTTCCGATGAATATGTACTCCGAAGATGGCGTAAACCGAAAGGT
This region includes:
- the LOC140225826 gene encoding uncharacterized protein, whose amino-acid sequence is MGVNMLSAIGYEFKPQIKEKVPWRPHKKRAPTTKPPFTLGELKALIPQHCFERSLPRSLYYLVRDLVLLSAFYHVADTYIPLLAWPLQWVAWPAYWVAAGSVGFGLWFLGHECAHGAFSAHAWLNDTIGFVVFSCVAVPYFPWQCGHVKHHANTGTLERDEVFVPKQKPSRSKRFLNNPLGRILIILLMLTIGFPAYLLFNTSGRRYPRRNNHFSPFSPMIPRRMRPWVLLSDAGVLAVLAALAWLAHSHGIAWLVARYWAPYTVLNAWLVCTSVLNHSHPALAHYDEGAWDWLLGTLTCTMDRDFGPLLNWVFHDGQNVHTVHHVFPRIPHYHLREVTEALKPVLGEYYHSDATPPHRALYQVVKECVFVREDLDQRGVYWYEGLFDMMM